A genomic segment from Curtobacterium sp. MCSS17_007 encodes:
- a CDS encoding ROK family transcriptional regulator, with protein MARTATTTPGNVARVLRIVHEGGPVTRAELTRRTGLNRSTVLALVGELVEQGLVHEELPGAGAERPAGVGRPSAVVRASSDVVAAAVTVEIDAVAVALVALDGTVRDRLVERQPSVPGAAAAIDAVARVLGTLTERADPALRLVGVGVAVPGIVRVEDGVVRDAPHLGWRDEPFAGPLAERLGLPVRAANDANLGAWAERLYGSARGVDDLVYLNGGASGIGGGIVSAGRPFSGADGYAGELGHTFVAANGIRCHCGAVGCLETEASRGALTTVTGTAPDDLDALAAALAEGRDDVERVVDRQVTALATALRNAIHTVDPQVVVLGGFLGVLLGHVGDRVEDDVRAQTMAAMTDRLRIVPAELGRDVLVRGAAELGFADLLRDGALPTTTGAAVTTVATDPDHTTADRDDAVEEARSA; from the coding sequence ATGGCCCGCACGGCCACGACCACGCCCGGCAACGTCGCGCGCGTCCTCCGCATCGTGCACGAGGGCGGTCCGGTCACCCGCGCCGAGCTCACCCGTCGGACAGGGCTGAACCGCTCGACGGTCCTGGCGCTCGTCGGGGAACTCGTCGAGCAGGGGCTCGTGCACGAGGAGCTCCCGGGCGCCGGTGCGGAACGTCCTGCCGGGGTCGGTCGGCCGAGCGCCGTCGTCCGGGCGTCGAGCGACGTCGTGGCCGCCGCGGTGACCGTCGAGATCGATGCCGTCGCGGTGGCCCTCGTCGCGCTCGACGGCACCGTGCGCGACCGCCTCGTCGAGCGCCAGCCCAGCGTCCCCGGTGCGGCCGCCGCGATCGACGCCGTCGCCCGCGTCCTCGGCACGCTGACGGAGCGCGCCGATCCGGCACTGCGGCTCGTCGGTGTCGGTGTCGCCGTGCCGGGCATCGTCCGGGTCGAGGACGGGGTCGTCCGCGACGCACCGCACCTCGGCTGGCGCGACGAGCCCTTCGCCGGGCCGCTCGCCGAGCGCCTCGGCCTGCCGGTGCGTGCGGCGAACGACGCGAACCTCGGCGCCTGGGCCGAGCGGCTCTACGGCAGTGCTCGTGGTGTCGACGACCTGGTGTACCTGAACGGTGGCGCGAGCGGCATCGGTGGCGGGATCGTCAGCGCCGGCCGACCGTTCAGCGGTGCCGACGGGTACGCGGGTGAGCTCGGCCACACCTTCGTCGCCGCGAACGGCATCCGTTGCCACTGCGGTGCGGTGGGGTGTCTGGAGACCGAGGCCTCCCGAGGGGCGCTGACCACCGTCACCGGCACGGCGCCCGACGACCTCGACGCCCTCGCCGCCGCGCTCGCCGAGGGTCGCGACGACGTGGAGCGGGTCGTGGACCGGCAGGTGACCGCGCTCGCCACCGCGTTGCGGAACGCGATCCACACCGTCGACCCTCAGGTCGTCGTGCTCGGCGGGTTCCTCGGGGTGCTGCTCGGGCACGTCGGGGACCGCGTCGAGGACGACGTCCGTGCGCAGACGATGGCGGCGATGACGGACCGGCTCCGCATCGTGCCGGCGGAGCTCGGACGTGACGTCCTGGTACGCGGAGCCGCCGAGCTCGGGTTCGCCGACCTGCTCCGCGACGGAGCACTCCCGACCACGACCGGCGCGGCCGTCACGACTGTCGCGACCGACCCCGACCACACCACAGCCGACCGCGACGACGCGGTCGAGGAAGCGAGATCCGCATGA
- a CDS encoding NAD(P)-dependent alcohol dehydrogenase, translated as MSTTPDTQRASVLLGTEDLTIEDRPVPEVAPGDVLVRVAAVGVCGSDVHYYRHGRIGDFVVEEPLVLGHELSGTIAAVGEGVDPARVGERVAVEPQRPCHRCAQCLAGRYNLCPHMRFYATPPVDGAFAEYVTIEAEFAHTLPDTVSFEAGALLEPLSVGIAAARKAGIVPGSSVLIAGAGPIGVICAQVARAFGATRVVVSDLVPERRERALSFGATEVVDPVAVDVTSDIVPVDAFIDASGAPRAVSDGIKAVGPAGAAVLVGLGNSEMVLPVEHIQNLEVTVTGIFRYTNTWPVAIGLVASGQVDLDALVTGRFGLDEVREALESDTDPASLKSVVYPNGVPAGE; from the coding sequence ATGAGCACCACCCCCGACACCCAGCGCGCGAGCGTCCTGCTCGGCACCGAGGACCTGACGATCGAGGACCGCCCGGTCCCCGAGGTCGCCCCCGGCGACGTGCTCGTCCGCGTCGCCGCCGTCGGCGTGTGCGGTTCCGACGTGCACTACTACCGCCACGGCCGCATCGGCGACTTCGTCGTCGAGGAGCCCCTGGTCCTCGGCCACGAGCTCTCCGGCACGATCGCCGCCGTCGGCGAGGGCGTCGACCCCGCCCGGGTCGGCGAGCGCGTCGCCGTCGAGCCCCAGCGTCCCTGCCACCGCTGCGCGCAGTGCCTGGCCGGCCGCTACAACCTCTGCCCGCACATGCGCTTCTACGCGACGCCCCCGGTGGACGGCGCCTTCGCGGAGTACGTCACCATCGAGGCCGAGTTCGCGCACACCCTGCCCGACACCGTGTCCTTCGAGGCCGGCGCACTGCTCGAGCCGCTCTCGGTGGGCATCGCCGCGGCGCGCAAGGCCGGCATCGTCCCCGGCTCCAGCGTCCTCATCGCCGGTGCCGGACCGATCGGCGTCATCTGCGCCCAGGTCGCCCGCGCGTTCGGCGCGACGCGCGTGGTCGTCAGCGACCTCGTCCCCGAGCGCCGGGAGCGCGCGCTGTCCTTCGGCGCGACCGAGGTCGTCGACCCCGTCGCCGTCGACGTCACGTCGGACATCGTGCCGGTGGACGCGTTCATCGACGCCAGCGGTGCACCCCGTGCCGTGTCGGACGGCATCAAGGCGGTCGGACCGGCCGGTGCCGCGGTGCTCGTCGGGCTCGGCAACTCCGAGATGGTGCTGCCCGTCGAGCACATCCAGAACCTCGAGGTGACGGTCACCGGCATCTTCCGGTACACGAACACGTGGCCGGTCGCGATCGGTCTGGTCGCGTCGGGCCAGGTCGACCTCGACGCGCTCGTCACCGGACGCTTCGGGCTCGACGAGGTCCGCGAGGCCCTCGAGAGCGACACCGACCCGGCCTCGCTCAAGTCGGTCGTCTACCCGAACGGGGTCCCCGCCGGCGAGTGA
- a CDS encoding MFS transporter, producing the protein MTATPAAAVPQRTDRRALVSWALWDWGSAAFTAVVTTFVFSTYLASRAFVDPQLVAAEGSSTAAARAVERELAHNAATVSTALTLAGIVVALVAPAVGRLADSSGHRRRSVLIGTIGVALSIGAMVFVAPQQPYLVLGAALLGIGTIAYEVATVGYNAMLGQVASGPQTGRVSAIGWAAGYFGGIVLLVVLLLLCIQDFGTPGVAGLLQLPSTVAAGSWDVRVAIGIAAVWLAVSSVPLFLTVPEAAPDRSRTGGLLGAYRDLGRHVARLWRERRNVLVFLLASAVFRDGVGAVFTFGGIVAAQVFGFSPSQVILFAIAANVVAGVATFASGRLDDRFGSRAVITVSLVGLALTGIGVFLIGNATAGFWVLGLTLAIFVGPVQSSSRAYLARLATPGREGELFGLYATTGRAASFLAPALFGIAVTIGGSTRFGIIGVVVVLVAGLVLMAFVKRESAAA; encoded by the coding sequence ATGACCGCGACACCGGCGGCGGCAGTGCCGCAGCGCACCGACCGGCGGGCACTCGTGTCCTGGGCGCTCTGGGACTGGGGGTCCGCGGCGTTCACCGCCGTGGTCACCACGTTCGTCTTCAGCACGTACCTGGCGAGCCGGGCGTTCGTCGACCCGCAGTTGGTCGCGGCCGAGGGCTCGTCGACCGCCGCTGCGCGTGCGGTGGAGCGGGAGCTCGCGCACAACGCCGCCACCGTCTCGACGGCGCTGACCCTCGCGGGCATCGTCGTCGCGCTCGTCGCACCCGCGGTGGGCCGACTGGCCGACTCGTCCGGACACCGCCGACGGTCCGTGCTCATCGGCACGATCGGCGTCGCCCTGTCGATCGGTGCGATGGTGTTCGTCGCCCCGCAGCAGCCGTACCTGGTGCTCGGCGCGGCGCTGCTCGGCATCGGGACCATCGCCTACGAGGTCGCGACCGTCGGCTACAACGCCATGCTCGGGCAGGTGGCGTCCGGGCCGCAGACGGGCCGGGTCTCGGCGATCGGCTGGGCGGCCGGCTACTTCGGTGGGATCGTGCTGCTCGTCGTCCTGCTCCTGCTCTGCATCCAGGACTTCGGCACCCCGGGGGTCGCCGGGCTCCTGCAGCTCCCGTCCACCGTGGCGGCCGGGTCCTGGGACGTCCGCGTCGCGATCGGCATCGCCGCGGTGTGGCTCGCGGTCAGTTCGGTCCCGCTCTTCCTGACCGTGCCCGAGGCCGCACCGGACCGGTCGCGCACCGGCGGGCTGCTCGGGGCCTACCGCGACCTCGGGCGGCACGTCGCGCGGCTGTGGCGGGAGCGCCGCAACGTGCTGGTCTTCCTGCTCGCGAGTGCCGTGTTCCGCGACGGCGTCGGCGCGGTGTTCACGTTCGGCGGCATCGTCGCCGCGCAGGTGTTCGGGTTCAGCCCGTCGCAGGTCATCCTCTTCGCGATCGCGGCCAACGTGGTGGCCGGTGTCGCGACGTTCGCCTCCGGGCGGCTCGACGACCGCTTCGGCTCGCGGGCGGTCATCACGGTCTCGCTCGTCGGGCTCGCGCTCACCGGCATCGGGGTGTTCCTCATCGGGAACGCGACCGCCGGGTTCTGGGTGCTCGGGCTCACGCTGGCGATCTTCGTCGGACCGGTGCAGTCATCGTCGCGGGCGTACCTGGCGCGGCTCGCCACGCCGGGACGGGAGGGCGAGCTGTTCGGGCTCTACGCCACGACCGGGCGGGCGGCGTCGTTCCTCGCGCCGGCGCTCTTCGGCATCGCCGTGACGATCGGGGGCTCGACGCGGTTCGGGATCATCGGTGTGGTCGTGGTCCTCGTCGCGGGCCTCGTGCTCATGGCCTTCGTCAAGCGGGAGTCCGCGGCGGCGTAG
- the glmU gene encoding bifunctional UDP-N-acetylglucosamine diphosphorylase/glucosamine-1-phosphate N-acetyltransferase GlmU produces MTDQRIAVVVLAAGQGTRMKSSTPKVLHRLAGLPLVAHVLRTAASLEPEHVAVVVRHERDRVAAEVAERAPEAIVVDQDDVPGTGRAVEVAVQALPADFDGTVVVLSGDVPLLDAVSLRALVNAHVGNAVTLVSAIADDPTGLGRVVRDASGAFVGIVEHKDATDEQRTITEYNAGIYAFDVTQLRAVLPSLTTANAQGEKYITDAPALVIERGGAVDVVTLTDPWLVAGINDRAQLADAARELNARIVRRHQVAGVAVQDPATTWIDLDVTIEADAEILPGTQLVGATAIAAGAVVGPDTTLRDTEVGAGAVVNRVDATLAVIGDGASVGPFAYLRPGTILGERGKIGTFVETKNAVIGRGSKVPHLSYIGDAEVGEDSNIGANTITANYDGVHKHRTEVGSHVRTGSHNVFVAPVRIGDGAYTGAGTTVRKDVPAGSLAISYAPQRNTDGWVEEHRPGSPAAEAARRAHGEQI; encoded by the coding sequence ATGACCGACCAGCGGATCGCCGTCGTCGTCCTCGCCGCCGGGCAGGGCACGCGCATGAAGTCGTCCACCCCGAAGGTGCTGCACCGCCTCGCCGGCCTGCCCCTCGTCGCGCACGTGCTGCGGACGGCCGCCTCGCTCGAGCCCGAGCACGTCGCCGTGGTCGTGCGGCACGAGCGGGACCGGGTCGCCGCCGAGGTCGCCGAGCGCGCCCCCGAGGCGATCGTGGTCGACCAGGACGACGTCCCCGGCACCGGTCGTGCGGTCGAGGTCGCCGTGCAGGCGCTGCCCGCCGACTTCGACGGCACGGTCGTGGTGCTCTCCGGCGACGTCCCGCTGCTCGACGCCGTGTCGCTCCGCGCCCTGGTGAACGCCCACGTGGGCAACGCCGTGACCCTGGTCAGCGCGATCGCCGACGACCCGACCGGTCTCGGCCGCGTGGTCCGCGACGCGTCCGGCGCCTTCGTCGGCATCGTCGAGCACAAGGACGCCACCGACGAGCAGCGCACCATCACCGAGTACAACGCCGGCATCTACGCCTTCGACGTCACGCAGCTGCGTGCCGTCCTGCCGTCGCTCACCACCGCGAACGCGCAGGGCGAGAAGTACATCACCGACGCGCCGGCACTCGTGATCGAACGGGGCGGCGCGGTCGACGTCGTGACGCTCACCGACCCCTGGCTCGTGGCCGGCATCAACGACCGCGCGCAGCTCGCCGACGCCGCCCGCGAGCTGAACGCCCGCATCGTCCGCCGCCACCAGGTCGCCGGCGTCGCCGTGCAGGACCCGGCCACCACCTGGATCGACCTCGACGTCACCATCGAGGCGGACGCCGAGATCCTCCCCGGCACGCAGCTCGTCGGCGCCACGGCCATCGCCGCCGGCGCCGTGGTCGGGCCGGACACCACGCTGCGCGACACCGAGGTCGGTGCCGGCGCGGTGGTGAACCGGGTGGACGCGACCCTCGCCGTCATCGGGGACGGCGCCTCGGTCGGTCCCTTCGCCTACCTGCGACCGGGCACGATCCTGGGCGAGCGGGGCAAGATCGGCACGTTCGTCGAGACGAAGAACGCCGTCATCGGCCGCGGCAGCAAGGTGCCGCACCTGTCCTACATCGGTGACGCCGAGGTCGGCGAGGACTCGAACATCGGCGCGAACACCATCACCGCGAACTACGACGGCGTGCACAAGCACCGCACCGAGGTCGGTTCGCACGTCCGCACCGGCTCGCACAACGTGTTCGTCGCCCCGGTTAGGATTGGGGACGGGGCGTACACCGGCGCGGGTACGACCGTCCGCAAGGACGTACCGGCCGGGTCGCTGGCGATCAGCTACGCCCCGCAGCGCAACACCGACGGATGGGTCGAGGAACACCGGCCCGGTTCGCCGGCGGCCGAGGCGGCTCGGCGCGCGCACGGCGAACAGATCTGA
- a CDS encoding ribose-phosphate diphosphokinase, which translates to MSGIKTTGQKRLVLVSGRAHPELSAQIAEELGVDLVPTDARTFANGELYARFDESVRGCDAFVIQSHTAPINEWLMEQLIIVDALKRASAKRITVVAPFYPYARQDKKGRGREPISARLVADLFKAAGAHRIMSVDLHAAQIQGFFDGPVDHLFAMPVLLERFQQILDPETLTVVSPDMGRVRVADIWSEKLGAPLAIIHKRRDPLVPNQVSVHEIVGDVSGRVCLLVDDLIDTGRTIAKAAEALKANGATGVVVAATHAVFSDPATELLQSEFIDRVVVTDTLPLPEEKRWDRLEVLPIAPLIARAIHEVFDDGSVTSMFDGAA; encoded by the coding sequence TTGTCCGGAATCAAGACGACCGGCCAGAAACGACTCGTCCTCGTGTCGGGTCGGGCCCACCCGGAGCTCTCGGCACAGATCGCCGAGGAGCTCGGTGTGGACCTGGTCCCCACCGACGCACGGACCTTTGCGAACGGTGAGCTCTACGCCCGCTTCGACGAGTCCGTGCGCGGCTGCGACGCCTTCGTCATCCAGTCGCACACCGCGCCGATCAACGAGTGGCTCATGGAGCAGCTCATCATAGTCGACGCCCTGAAGCGTGCCTCGGCGAAGCGCATCACCGTCGTGGCGCCGTTCTACCCGTACGCGCGCCAGGACAAGAAGGGCCGCGGCCGCGAGCCGATCTCGGCCCGACTCGTCGCCGACCTCTTCAAGGCGGCAGGCGCGCACCGCATCATGAGCGTCGACCTGCACGCCGCACAGATCCAGGGCTTCTTCGACGGGCCGGTCGACCACCTGTTCGCCATGCCCGTCCTGCTCGAGCGCTTCCAGCAGATCCTCGACCCGGAGACCCTGACCGTCGTGTCGCCCGACATGGGCCGTGTGCGCGTCGCCGACATCTGGTCCGAGAAGCTCGGCGCGCCGCTCGCGATCATCCACAAGCGCCGCGACCCGCTCGTCCCGAACCAGGTCTCCGTGCACGAGATCGTCGGTGACGTCTCCGGCCGCGTGTGCCTGCTCGTCGACGACCTCATCGACACCGGGCGGACCATCGCGAAGGCGGCTGAGGCGCTCAAGGCCAACGGCGCGACCGGTGTCGTCGTCGCGGCGACCCACGCGGTGTTCTCCGACCCGGCCACCGAGCTCCTGCAGAGCGAGTTCATCGACCGCGTCGTCGTCACCGACACGCTGCCGCTGCCCGAGGAGAAGCGCTGGGACCGTCTCGAGGTCCTGCCGATCGCCCCGCTCATCGCCCGAGCGATCCACGAGGTGTTCGACGACGGGTCGGTCACGTCGATGTTCGACGGTGCTGCGTAG
- a CDS encoding putative protein N(5)-glutamine methyltransferase, which translates to MPPVHPARAALAARLRSAGSVFAEDEADLLLEAGDGDPVKLRGLVQRRLAGEPLEVVLGWAAFDGHRVRVAPGVFVPRTRTTVVVEQAARRLQRYDRVVDLCCGVGAISVALLGRVGALDLVAADIDPDAVDVAAENIGDRGIVVLGDLFAPLPERFRGVVDVIAVNAPYVPSDALATMPTEAREHERLVALDGGPDGLDVHRRVASGAGEWLCPGGAVVIEVSSAQAPVSAAAFEGAGFIVTVESDEQVEGSCIVAELPA; encoded by the coding sequence GTGCCTCCCGTCCACCCGGCGCGCGCCGCCCTGGCTGCTCGTCTGCGATCCGCGGGCAGTGTGTTCGCCGAGGACGAGGCGGACCTGCTGCTCGAGGCGGGCGACGGTGACCCCGTGAAGCTGCGCGGCCTGGTGCAGCGCCGGCTCGCCGGCGAGCCGCTCGAGGTCGTGCTCGGCTGGGCCGCGTTCGACGGGCACCGCGTCCGGGTCGCACCGGGCGTGTTCGTCCCGCGCACCCGGACCACGGTCGTCGTCGAGCAGGCTGCGCGACGTCTGCAGCGCTACGACCGGGTCGTCGACCTGTGCTGCGGGGTCGGCGCGATCTCGGTGGCGTTGCTCGGCCGCGTCGGTGCGCTCGACCTGGTCGCCGCCGACATCGACCCGGACGCCGTCGACGTCGCGGCGGAGAACATCGGCGACCGGGGCATCGTCGTCCTGGGTGACCTCTTCGCACCGCTGCCCGAGCGGTTCCGCGGCGTGGTCGACGTCATCGCGGTGAACGCGCCGTACGTGCCGTCGGACGCGCTGGCGACCATGCCGACCGAGGCGCGGGAGCACGAGCGGCTCGTCGCGTTGGACGGTGGACCGGACGGGCTCGACGTGCACCGTCGCGTGGCCTCGGGAGCGGGGGAGTGGCTGTGCCCGGGCGGCGCGGTCGTCATCGAGGTGTCGTCGGCGCAGGCGCCGGTGTCCGCTGCGGCGTTCGAGGGTG